The Capra hircus breed San Clemente unplaced genomic scaffold, ASM170441v1, whole genome shotgun sequence genome has a window encoding:
- the TBX1 gene encoding LOW QUALITY PROTEIN: T-box transcription factor TBX1 (The sequence of the model RefSeq protein was modified relative to this genomic sequence to represent the inferred CDS: deleted 3 bases in 3 codons), whose protein sequence is MDARGPLSPRASAFSIASLVAAEAAERTTHLAPGSSEPVKPLGSPAGMHFSTVTRDMEAFTASSLSGLGAAGGFPGAASPGADPFGAREPPPPRYEPCSAAAPGAPGPPHAYPFAPAAGAASSAAEPEGPGSSCAAAAKAPVKKNAKVASVSVQLEMKALWDEFNQLGTEMIVTKAGRRMFPTFQVKLFGMDPMADYMLLMDFVPVDDKRYRYAFHSSSWLVAGKADPATPGRVHYHPDSPAKGAQWMKQIVSFDKLKLTNNLLDDNGHIILNSMHRYQPRFHVVYVDPRKDSEKYAEENFKTFVFEETRFTAVTAYQNHRITQLKIASNPFAKGFRDCDPEDWPRNHRPGALPLMSAFARSRNPVASPTQPNGAEKDTAEARREFERDAGGPAGLGDPAHPPQLLARVLSPALPGPGVPLPGAPAGRPSPPHPELRLEAPGALEPLHHHPYKYPAAAYDRYLGAKSRPAPYPLPGLRGHGFHRTRTRPPHAHAPPHHHPAVSPAAAAAAAAAAAAAASMYSSAGAAPPGSYDYCPR, encoded by the exons ATGGACGCGCGGGGCCCGCTGTCTCCCCGGGCCAGCGCGTTCAGCATCGCCTCTCTGGTTGCAGCAGAGGCCGCAGAACGCACCACGCATCTGGCCCCTGGGTCCTCCGAGCCTGTGAAGCCGCTGGGATCCCCGGCCGGCATGCACTTCAGCACGGTCACCAGGGACATGGAAG CCTTCACGGCCAGCAGCCTGAGCGGCCTGGGGGCGGCAGGGGGCTTCCCGGGCGCCGCGTCGCCCGGCGCCGACCCGTTCGGCGCGCGCGAGCCCCCGCCGCCGCGCTACGAGCCGTGCTCCGCCGCCGCGCCGGGCGCCCCGGGCCCGCCGCACGCCTACCCGTTCGCGCCGGCCGCCGGGGCTGCCAGCAGCGCCGCGGAGCCCGAGGGCCCCGGGTCCAGCTGCGCGGCCGCCGCCAAGGCGCCGGTGAAGAAGAACGCGAAGGTGGCCAGCGTGAGCGTGCAGCTGGAGATGAAGGCGCTGTGGGACGAGTTCAACCAGCTGGGCACCGAGATGATTGTCACCAAGGCCGGCAG GCGCATGTTCCCCACCTTCCAAGTGAAGCTGTTCGGCATGGACCCCATGGCTGACTACATGCTGCTCATGGACTTTGTGCCTGTGGACGACAAGCGATACCG GTATGCCTTCCACAGCTCGTCCTGGCTGGTGGCCGGGAAGGCAGACCCCGCCACGCCGGGCCGTGTCCACTACCACCCTGACTCGCCGGCCAAGGGGGCCCAGTGGATGAAGCAGATCGTCTCCTTCGACAAGCTCAAGCTGACCAACAACCTGCTGGACGACAACGGTCAT ATCATTCTCAACTCCATGCACAGATACCAGCCGCGCTTCCACGTGGTCTACGTGGACCCACGCAAAGACAGCGAGAAGTACGCGGAGGAGAACTTCAAAACCTTCGTGTTTGAGGAGACGCGCTTCACCGCGGTCACCGCCTACCAGAACCACCGG ATCACGCAGCTCAAGATCGCCAGTAATCCCTTCGCCAAAGGCTTCCGAGACTGCGAT CCTGAGGACTG GCCCCGGAATCACCGGCCCGGCGCGCTGCCGCTCATGAGCGCGTTCGCCCGCTCGCGCAACCCCGTGGCCTCCCCCACGCAGCCCAACGGCGCGGAGAAAG ACACGGCCGAGGCCCGGCGAGAGTTCGAGCGC GACGCGGGCGGCCCGGCGGGGCTCGGGGACCCGGCGCACCCGCCGCAGCTGCTGGCGCGGGTGCTCAGCCCCGCGCTGCCCGGGCCCGGGGTCCCGCTGCCCGGCGCGCCCGCAGGCCGGCCCAGCCCCCCGCACCCCGAGCTGCGCCTGGAGGCGCCCGGCGCGTTGgagccactgcaccaccacccCTACAAGTACCCGGCCGCCGCCTACGACCGCTACCTCGGGGCCAAGAGCCGGCCGGCGCCCTACCCGCTGCCCGGCCTGCGTGGCCACGGCTTCCAC CGCACCCGCACGCGCCCCCCGCACGCGCACGCGCCCCCGCACCACCACCCGGCTGTgagccccgccgccgccgccgccgccgccgccgcggccgccgccgccgccagcaTGTACTCGTCGGCCGGGGCCGCGCCGCCGGGCTCCTACGATTACTGCCCCAGATAG